A single genomic interval of Gavia stellata isolate bGavSte3 chromosome 19, bGavSte3.hap2, whole genome shotgun sequence harbors:
- the MFSD8 gene encoding major facilitator superfamily domain-containing protein 8 isoform X3 encodes MYLTMFLSSVGFSIVIMSVWPYLQKIDPTADASFLGWIIASYSIGQMVASPLFGLWSNYRPRREPLVVSTAISVAANCLYAYVHVPHSHNKYYMLTARALVGFGAGNVAVVRSYIAGATSLTERTSAMANTSACQAVGFILGPGKFFQTCFTLIGEEGITWKLVHLQLNMYTAPVLFGALLGVINIILIFAIFREHRVDDMGRQWKSINFEGEGTYDAEGSVDHVAVVAINFLFFVILFVFAVFETIATPLTMDMYSWTRKEAVFYNGIILSVVGIESVIVFMVVKMLSKRTGERAILHGGLLIVLVGFFILLPWGKKLPNIQWQELKNNSIPRTTSTEMLMPFWSLQAMQLPSNHTVEPVGCPVTQSWCLNTPMIYLAQYISSDILIGLGYPVCNVMSYTLYSKILGPKPQGVYMGWLTASGSGARILGPVFVSQIYTHLGPRWAFSLICGVVVVSLLLLEIVYKRLIAFSVRYGRMQEENC; translated from the exons ATGTATCTTACTATGTTTCTCAGTAGTGTAG GTTTCTCAATTGTAATTATGTCTGTGTGGCCATATCTCCAAAAG attgATCCGACAGCAGATGCGAGTTTCTTGGGCTGGATTATAGCTTCCTATAGTATTGGCCAAATGGTTGCCTCTCCCCTGTTTGGCTTGTGGTCCAATTACAGGCCAAGGAGAGAACCTCTCGTTGTTTCAACTGCTATTTCGGTAGCTGCTAATTGTCTTTATGCCTACGTCCATGTACCTCATTCACACAACAAATACTACATGCTGACTGCACGTGCTCTTGTGGGATTTGGAGCAG gaaacgTGGCTGTAGTTCGATCATATATTGCGGGTGCCACTTCTCTTACGGAAAGAACAAGTGCTATGGCCAATACCAGTGCCTGCCAAGCAGTTGGCTTCATATTAGGACCAGGTAAA T tttttcagaCATGTTTTACACTTATTGGAGAAGAAGGAATAACATGGAAATTAGTTCATCTTCAGCTGAACATGTATACGGCACCAGTTTTATTTGGAGCTCTCTTAGGAGTTATTAATATTATTCTCATCTTTGCCATATTCAG AGAGCATCGAGTGGATGACATGGGACGGCAATGGAAAAGTATCAATTTTGAAGGAGAAGGTACCTAT GATGCAGAAGGAAGTGTTGACCATGTTGCTGTGGTAGcaatcaattttcttttctttgtcatcTTGTTTGTGTTTGCTGTCTTTGAAAC TATAGCTACTCCGTTGACAATGGATATGTATTCCTGGACCAGGAAAGAAGCCGTTTTTTATAATGGAATAATCCTTAGTGTGGTTGGCATTGAATCGGTTATTGTTTTCATGGTGGTTAAAATGCTATCTAAAAG GACTGGTGAGCGTGCCATACTCCATGGAGGCTTACTGATTGTCTTGGTTGGATTCTTTATCTTACtgccttgggggaaaaaactaCCAAATATCCAGTGGCAAG AACTAAAGAATAACTCCATTCCCAGAACAACTTCCACTGAAATGTTAATGCCTTTCTGGAGTTTGCAAGCAATGCAGCTTCCATCCAACCACACAGTGGAACCCGTAGGCTGCCCTGTCACACAGTCCTGGTGCCTGAACACTCCAATGATCTATCTGGCCCAGTATATCAGCTCTGACATACTAATAGGATTGGGCTATCCAGTTTGTAATGTCATGTCCTACACTTTATACTCAAAAATTCTAGGACCAAAGCCTCAG GGTGTCTACATGGGATGGTTAACTGCCTCTGGAAGTGGAGCACGAATACTTGGGCCTGTATTTGTGAGCCAAATATACACCCACCTGGGACCACGTTGGGCATTTAGCTTAATCTGTGGAGTTGTTGTAGTCTCTCTCTTACTCTTGGAGATAGTATACAAGAGACTCATTGCATTTTCGGTCAGATATGGAAGGatgcaagaagaaaattgttaa
- the MFSD8 gene encoding major facilitator superfamily domain-containing protein 8 isoform X5: protein MYLTMFLSSVGFSIVIMSVWPYLQKIDPTADASFLGWIIASYSIGQMVASPLFGLWSNYRPRREPLVVSTAISVAANCLYAYVHVPHSHNKYYMLTARALVGFGAGNVAVVRSYIAGATSLTERTSAMANTSACQAVGFILGPEHRVDDMGRQWKSINFEGEGTYDAEGSVDHVAVVAINFLFFVILFVFAVFETIATPLTMDMYSWTRKEAVFYNGIILSVVGIESVIVFMVVKMLSKRTGERAILHGGLLIVLVGFFILLPWGKKLPNIQWQELKNNSIPRTTSTEMLMPFWSLQAMQLPSNHTVEPVGCPVTQSWCLNTPMIYLAQYISSDILIGLGYPVCNVMSYTLYSKILGPKPQGVYMGWLTASGSGARILGPVFVSQIYTHLGPRWAFSLICGVVVVSLLLLEIVYKRLIAFSVRYGRMQEENC, encoded by the exons ATGTATCTTACTATGTTTCTCAGTAGTGTAG GTTTCTCAATTGTAATTATGTCTGTGTGGCCATATCTCCAAAAG attgATCCGACAGCAGATGCGAGTTTCTTGGGCTGGATTATAGCTTCCTATAGTATTGGCCAAATGGTTGCCTCTCCCCTGTTTGGCTTGTGGTCCAATTACAGGCCAAGGAGAGAACCTCTCGTTGTTTCAACTGCTATTTCGGTAGCTGCTAATTGTCTTTATGCCTACGTCCATGTACCTCATTCACACAACAAATACTACATGCTGACTGCACGTGCTCTTGTGGGATTTGGAGCAG gaaacgTGGCTGTAGTTCGATCATATATTGCGGGTGCCACTTCTCTTACGGAAAGAACAAGTGCTATGGCCAATACCAGTGCCTGCCAAGCAGTTGGCTTCATATTAGGACCAG AGCATCGAGTGGATGACATGGGACGGCAATGGAAAAGTATCAATTTTGAAGGAGAAGGTACCTAT GATGCAGAAGGAAGTGTTGACCATGTTGCTGTGGTAGcaatcaattttcttttctttgtcatcTTGTTTGTGTTTGCTGTCTTTGAAAC TATAGCTACTCCGTTGACAATGGATATGTATTCCTGGACCAGGAAAGAAGCCGTTTTTTATAATGGAATAATCCTTAGTGTGGTTGGCATTGAATCGGTTATTGTTTTCATGGTGGTTAAAATGCTATCTAAAAG GACTGGTGAGCGTGCCATACTCCATGGAGGCTTACTGATTGTCTTGGTTGGATTCTTTATCTTACtgccttgggggaaaaaactaCCAAATATCCAGTGGCAAG AACTAAAGAATAACTCCATTCCCAGAACAACTTCCACTGAAATGTTAATGCCTTTCTGGAGTTTGCAAGCAATGCAGCTTCCATCCAACCACACAGTGGAACCCGTAGGCTGCCCTGTCACACAGTCCTGGTGCCTGAACACTCCAATGATCTATCTGGCCCAGTATATCAGCTCTGACATACTAATAGGATTGGGCTATCCAGTTTGTAATGTCATGTCCTACACTTTATACTCAAAAATTCTAGGACCAAAGCCTCAG GGTGTCTACATGGGATGGTTAACTGCCTCTGGAAGTGGAGCACGAATACTTGGGCCTGTATTTGTGAGCCAAATATACACCCACCTGGGACCACGTTGGGCATTTAGCTTAATCTGTGGAGTTGTTGTAGTCTCTCTCTTACTCTTGGAGATAGTATACAAGAGACTCATTGCATTTTCGGTCAGATATGGAAGGatgcaagaagaaaattgttaa
- the MFSD8 gene encoding major facilitator superfamily domain-containing protein 8 isoform X2, with amino-acid sequence MYLTMFLSSVGFSIVIMSVWPYLQKIDPTADASFLGWIIASYSIGQMVASPLFGLWSNYRPRREPLVVSTAISVAANCLYAYVHVPHSHNKYYMLTARALVGFGAGNVAVVRSYIAGATSLTERTSAMANTSACQAVGFILGPVFQTCFTLIGEEGITWKLVHLQLNMYTAPVLFGALLGVINIILIFAIFREHRVDDMGRQWKSINFEGEGTYDAEGSVDHVAVVAINFLFFVILFVFAVFETIATPLTMDMYSWTRKEAVFYNGIILSVVGIESVIVFMVVKMLSKRTGERAILHGGLLIVLVGFFILLPWGKKLPNIQWQELKNNSIPRTTSTEMLMPFWSLQAMQLPSNHTVEPVGCPVTQSWCLNTPMIYLAQYISSDILIGLGYPVCNVMSYTLYSKILGPKPQVSKGVYMGWLTASGSGARILGPVFVSQIYTHLGPRWAFSLICGVVVVSLLLLEIVYKRLIAFSVRYGRMQEENC; translated from the exons ATGTATCTTACTATGTTTCTCAGTAGTGTAG GTTTCTCAATTGTAATTATGTCTGTGTGGCCATATCTCCAAAAG attgATCCGACAGCAGATGCGAGTTTCTTGGGCTGGATTATAGCTTCCTATAGTATTGGCCAAATGGTTGCCTCTCCCCTGTTTGGCTTGTGGTCCAATTACAGGCCAAGGAGAGAACCTCTCGTTGTTTCAACTGCTATTTCGGTAGCTGCTAATTGTCTTTATGCCTACGTCCATGTACCTCATTCACACAACAAATACTACATGCTGACTGCACGTGCTCTTGTGGGATTTGGAGCAG gaaacgTGGCTGTAGTTCGATCATATATTGCGGGTGCCACTTCTCTTACGGAAAGAACAAGTGCTATGGCCAATACCAGTGCCTGCCAAGCAGTTGGCTTCATATTAGGACCAG tttttcagaCATGTTTTACACTTATTGGAGAAGAAGGAATAACATGGAAATTAGTTCATCTTCAGCTGAACATGTATACGGCACCAGTTTTATTTGGAGCTCTCTTAGGAGTTATTAATATTATTCTCATCTTTGCCATATTCAG AGAGCATCGAGTGGATGACATGGGACGGCAATGGAAAAGTATCAATTTTGAAGGAGAAGGTACCTAT GATGCAGAAGGAAGTGTTGACCATGTTGCTGTGGTAGcaatcaattttcttttctttgtcatcTTGTTTGTGTTTGCTGTCTTTGAAAC TATAGCTACTCCGTTGACAATGGATATGTATTCCTGGACCAGGAAAGAAGCCGTTTTTTATAATGGAATAATCCTTAGTGTGGTTGGCATTGAATCGGTTATTGTTTTCATGGTGGTTAAAATGCTATCTAAAAG GACTGGTGAGCGTGCCATACTCCATGGAGGCTTACTGATTGTCTTGGTTGGATTCTTTATCTTACtgccttgggggaaaaaactaCCAAATATCCAGTGGCAAG AACTAAAGAATAACTCCATTCCCAGAACAACTTCCACTGAAATGTTAATGCCTTTCTGGAGTTTGCAAGCAATGCAGCTTCCATCCAACCACACAGTGGAACCCGTAGGCTGCCCTGTCACACAGTCCTGGTGCCTGAACACTCCAATGATCTATCTGGCCCAGTATATCAGCTCTGACATACTAATAGGATTGGGCTATCCAGTTTGTAATGTCATGTCCTACACTTTATACTCAAAAATTCTAGGACCAAAGCCTCAGGTAAGCA AGGGTGTCTACATGGGATGGTTAACTGCCTCTGGAAGTGGAGCACGAATACTTGGGCCTGTATTTGTGAGCCAAATATACACCCACCTGGGACCACGTTGGGCATTTAGCTTAATCTGTGGAGTTGTTGTAGTCTCTCTCTTACTCTTGGAGATAGTATACAAGAGACTCATTGCATTTTCGGTCAGATATGGAAGGatgcaagaagaaaattgttaa
- the MFSD8 gene encoding major facilitator superfamily domain-containing protein 8 isoform X6: MYLTMFLSSVGFSIVIMSVWPYLQKIDPTADASFLGWIIASYSIGQMVASPLFGLWSNYRPRREPLVVSTAISVAANCLYAYVHVPHSHNKYYMLTARALVGFGAGNVAVVRSYIAGATSLTERTSAMANTSACQAVGFILGPESSVLDQDAEGSVDHVAVVAINFLFFVILFVFAVFETIATPLTMDMYSWTRKEAVFYNGIILSVVGIESVIVFMVVKMLSKRTGERAILHGGLLIVLVGFFILLPWGKKLPNIQWQELKNNSIPRTTSTEMLMPFWSLQAMQLPSNHTVEPVGCPVTQSWCLNTPMIYLAQYISSDILIGLGYPVCNVMSYTLYSKILGPKPQGVYMGWLTASGSGARILGPVFVSQIYTHLGPRWAFSLICGVVVVSLLLLEIVYKRLIAFSVRYGRMQEENC; this comes from the exons ATGTATCTTACTATGTTTCTCAGTAGTGTAG GTTTCTCAATTGTAATTATGTCTGTGTGGCCATATCTCCAAAAG attgATCCGACAGCAGATGCGAGTTTCTTGGGCTGGATTATAGCTTCCTATAGTATTGGCCAAATGGTTGCCTCTCCCCTGTTTGGCTTGTGGTCCAATTACAGGCCAAGGAGAGAACCTCTCGTTGTTTCAACTGCTATTTCGGTAGCTGCTAATTGTCTTTATGCCTACGTCCATGTACCTCATTCACACAACAAATACTACATGCTGACTGCACGTGCTCTTGTGGGATTTGGAGCAG gaaacgTGGCTGTAGTTCGATCATATATTGCGGGTGCCACTTCTCTTACGGAAAGAACAAGTGCTATGGCCAATACCAGTGCCTGCCAAGCAGTTGGCTTCATATTAGGACCAG aaaGTAGTGTTCTAGATCAGGATGCAGAAGGAAGTGTTGACCATGTTGCTGTGGTAGcaatcaattttcttttctttgtcatcTTGTTTGTGTTTGCTGTCTTTGAAAC TATAGCTACTCCGTTGACAATGGATATGTATTCCTGGACCAGGAAAGAAGCCGTTTTTTATAATGGAATAATCCTTAGTGTGGTTGGCATTGAATCGGTTATTGTTTTCATGGTGGTTAAAATGCTATCTAAAAG GACTGGTGAGCGTGCCATACTCCATGGAGGCTTACTGATTGTCTTGGTTGGATTCTTTATCTTACtgccttgggggaaaaaactaCCAAATATCCAGTGGCAAG AACTAAAGAATAACTCCATTCCCAGAACAACTTCCACTGAAATGTTAATGCCTTTCTGGAGTTTGCAAGCAATGCAGCTTCCATCCAACCACACAGTGGAACCCGTAGGCTGCCCTGTCACACAGTCCTGGTGCCTGAACACTCCAATGATCTATCTGGCCCAGTATATCAGCTCTGACATACTAATAGGATTGGGCTATCCAGTTTGTAATGTCATGTCCTACACTTTATACTCAAAAATTCTAGGACCAAAGCCTCAG GGTGTCTACATGGGATGGTTAACTGCCTCTGGAAGTGGAGCACGAATACTTGGGCCTGTATTTGTGAGCCAAATATACACCCACCTGGGACCACGTTGGGCATTTAGCTTAATCTGTGGAGTTGTTGTAGTCTCTCTCTTACTCTTGGAGATAGTATACAAGAGACTCATTGCATTTTCGGTCAGATATGGAAGGatgcaagaagaaaattgttaa
- the MFSD8 gene encoding major facilitator superfamily domain-containing protein 8 isoform X7 — MYLTMFLSSVGFSIVIMSVWPYLQKIDPTADASFLGWIIASYSIGQMVASPLFGLWSNYRPRREPLVVSTAISVAANCLYAYVHVPHSHNKYYMLTARALVGFGAESSVLDQDAEGSVDHVAVVAINFLFFVILFVFAVFETIATPLTMDMYSWTRKEAVFYNGIILSVVGIESVIVFMVVKMLSKRTGERAILHGGLLIVLVGFFILLPWGKKLPNIQWQELKNNSIPRTTSTEMLMPFWSLQAMQLPSNHTVEPVGCPVTQSWCLNTPMIYLAQYISSDILIGLGYPVCNVMSYTLYSKILGPKPQGVYMGWLTASGSGARILGPVFVSQIYTHLGPRWAFSLICGVVVVSLLLLEIVYKRLIAFSVRYGRMQEENC; from the exons ATGTATCTTACTATGTTTCTCAGTAGTGTAG GTTTCTCAATTGTAATTATGTCTGTGTGGCCATATCTCCAAAAG attgATCCGACAGCAGATGCGAGTTTCTTGGGCTGGATTATAGCTTCCTATAGTATTGGCCAAATGGTTGCCTCTCCCCTGTTTGGCTTGTGGTCCAATTACAGGCCAAGGAGAGAACCTCTCGTTGTTTCAACTGCTATTTCGGTAGCTGCTAATTGTCTTTATGCCTACGTCCATGTACCTCATTCACACAACAAATACTACATGCTGACTGCACGTGCTCTTGTGGGATTTGGAGCAG aaaGTAGTGTTCTAGATCAGGATGCAGAAGGAAGTGTTGACCATGTTGCTGTGGTAGcaatcaattttcttttctttgtcatcTTGTTTGTGTTTGCTGTCTTTGAAAC TATAGCTACTCCGTTGACAATGGATATGTATTCCTGGACCAGGAAAGAAGCCGTTTTTTATAATGGAATAATCCTTAGTGTGGTTGGCATTGAATCGGTTATTGTTTTCATGGTGGTTAAAATGCTATCTAAAAG GACTGGTGAGCGTGCCATACTCCATGGAGGCTTACTGATTGTCTTGGTTGGATTCTTTATCTTACtgccttgggggaaaaaactaCCAAATATCCAGTGGCAAG AACTAAAGAATAACTCCATTCCCAGAACAACTTCCACTGAAATGTTAATGCCTTTCTGGAGTTTGCAAGCAATGCAGCTTCCATCCAACCACACAGTGGAACCCGTAGGCTGCCCTGTCACACAGTCCTGGTGCCTGAACACTCCAATGATCTATCTGGCCCAGTATATCAGCTCTGACATACTAATAGGATTGGGCTATCCAGTTTGTAATGTCATGTCCTACACTTTATACTCAAAAATTCTAGGACCAAAGCCTCAG GGTGTCTACATGGGATGGTTAACTGCCTCTGGAAGTGGAGCACGAATACTTGGGCCTGTATTTGTGAGCCAAATATACACCCACCTGGGACCACGTTGGGCATTTAGCTTAATCTGTGGAGTTGTTGTAGTCTCTCTCTTACTCTTGGAGATAGTATACAAGAGACTCATTGCATTTTCGGTCAGATATGGAAGGatgcaagaagaaaattgttaa
- the MFSD8 gene encoding major facilitator superfamily domain-containing protein 8 isoform X4 — protein sequence MYLTMFLSSVGFSIVIMSVWPYLQKIDPTADASFLGWIIASYSIGQMVASPLFGLWSNYRPRREPLVVSTAISVAANCLYAYVHVPHSHNKYYMLTARALVGFGAVFQTCFTLIGEEGITWKLVHLQLNMYTAPVLFGALLGVINIILIFAIFREHRVDDMGRQWKSINFEGEGTYDAEGSVDHVAVVAINFLFFVILFVFAVFETIATPLTMDMYSWTRKEAVFYNGIILSVVGIESVIVFMVVKMLSKRTGERAILHGGLLIVLVGFFILLPWGKKLPNIQWQELKNNSIPRTTSTEMLMPFWSLQAMQLPSNHTVEPVGCPVTQSWCLNTPMIYLAQYISSDILIGLGYPVCNVMSYTLYSKILGPKPQGVYMGWLTASGSGARILGPVFVSQIYTHLGPRWAFSLICGVVVVSLLLLEIVYKRLIAFSVRYGRMQEENC from the exons ATGTATCTTACTATGTTTCTCAGTAGTGTAG GTTTCTCAATTGTAATTATGTCTGTGTGGCCATATCTCCAAAAG attgATCCGACAGCAGATGCGAGTTTCTTGGGCTGGATTATAGCTTCCTATAGTATTGGCCAAATGGTTGCCTCTCCCCTGTTTGGCTTGTGGTCCAATTACAGGCCAAGGAGAGAACCTCTCGTTGTTTCAACTGCTATTTCGGTAGCTGCTAATTGTCTTTATGCCTACGTCCATGTACCTCATTCACACAACAAATACTACATGCTGACTGCACGTGCTCTTGTGGGATTTGGAGCAG tttttcagaCATGTTTTACACTTATTGGAGAAGAAGGAATAACATGGAAATTAGTTCATCTTCAGCTGAACATGTATACGGCACCAGTTTTATTTGGAGCTCTCTTAGGAGTTATTAATATTATTCTCATCTTTGCCATATTCAG AGAGCATCGAGTGGATGACATGGGACGGCAATGGAAAAGTATCAATTTTGAAGGAGAAGGTACCTAT GATGCAGAAGGAAGTGTTGACCATGTTGCTGTGGTAGcaatcaattttcttttctttgtcatcTTGTTTGTGTTTGCTGTCTTTGAAAC TATAGCTACTCCGTTGACAATGGATATGTATTCCTGGACCAGGAAAGAAGCCGTTTTTTATAATGGAATAATCCTTAGTGTGGTTGGCATTGAATCGGTTATTGTTTTCATGGTGGTTAAAATGCTATCTAAAAG GACTGGTGAGCGTGCCATACTCCATGGAGGCTTACTGATTGTCTTGGTTGGATTCTTTATCTTACtgccttgggggaaaaaactaCCAAATATCCAGTGGCAAG AACTAAAGAATAACTCCATTCCCAGAACAACTTCCACTGAAATGTTAATGCCTTTCTGGAGTTTGCAAGCAATGCAGCTTCCATCCAACCACACAGTGGAACCCGTAGGCTGCCCTGTCACACAGTCCTGGTGCCTGAACACTCCAATGATCTATCTGGCCCAGTATATCAGCTCTGACATACTAATAGGATTGGGCTATCCAGTTTGTAATGTCATGTCCTACACTTTATACTCAAAAATTCTAGGACCAAAGCCTCAG GGTGTCTACATGGGATGGTTAACTGCCTCTGGAAGTGGAGCACGAATACTTGGGCCTGTATTTGTGAGCCAAATATACACCCACCTGGGACCACGTTGGGCATTTAGCTTAATCTGTGGAGTTGTTGTAGTCTCTCTCTTACTCTTGGAGATAGTATACAAGAGACTCATTGCATTTTCGGTCAGATATGGAAGGatgcaagaagaaaattgttaa
- the MFSD8 gene encoding major facilitator superfamily domain-containing protein 8 isoform X1, whose protein sequence is MYLTMFLSSVGFSIVIMSVWPYLQKIDPTADASFLGWIIASYSIGQMVASPLFGLWSNYRPRREPLVVSTAISVAANCLYAYVHVPHSHNKYYMLTARALVGFGAGNVAVVRSYIAGATSLTERTSAMANTSACQAVGFILGPVFQTCFTLIGEEGITWKLVHLQLNMYTAPVLFGALLGVINIILIFAIFREHRVDDMGRQWKSINFEGEGTYDAEGSVDHVAVVAINFLFFVILFVFAVFETIATPLTMDMYSWTRKEAVFYNGIILSVVGIESVIVFMVVKMLSKRTGERAILHGGLLIVLVGFFILLPWGKKLPNIQWQELKNNSIPRTTSTEMLMPFWSLQAMQLPSNHTVEPVGCPVTQSWCLNTPMIYLAQYISSDILIGLGYPVCNVMSYTLYSKILGPKPQGVYMGWLTASGSGARILGPVFVSQIYTHLGPRWAFSLICGVVVVSLLLLEIVYKRLIAFSVRYGRMQEENC, encoded by the exons ATGTATCTTACTATGTTTCTCAGTAGTGTAG GTTTCTCAATTGTAATTATGTCTGTGTGGCCATATCTCCAAAAG attgATCCGACAGCAGATGCGAGTTTCTTGGGCTGGATTATAGCTTCCTATAGTATTGGCCAAATGGTTGCCTCTCCCCTGTTTGGCTTGTGGTCCAATTACAGGCCAAGGAGAGAACCTCTCGTTGTTTCAACTGCTATTTCGGTAGCTGCTAATTGTCTTTATGCCTACGTCCATGTACCTCATTCACACAACAAATACTACATGCTGACTGCACGTGCTCTTGTGGGATTTGGAGCAG gaaacgTGGCTGTAGTTCGATCATATATTGCGGGTGCCACTTCTCTTACGGAAAGAACAAGTGCTATGGCCAATACCAGTGCCTGCCAAGCAGTTGGCTTCATATTAGGACCAG tttttcagaCATGTTTTACACTTATTGGAGAAGAAGGAATAACATGGAAATTAGTTCATCTTCAGCTGAACATGTATACGGCACCAGTTTTATTTGGAGCTCTCTTAGGAGTTATTAATATTATTCTCATCTTTGCCATATTCAG AGAGCATCGAGTGGATGACATGGGACGGCAATGGAAAAGTATCAATTTTGAAGGAGAAGGTACCTAT GATGCAGAAGGAAGTGTTGACCATGTTGCTGTGGTAGcaatcaattttcttttctttgtcatcTTGTTTGTGTTTGCTGTCTTTGAAAC TATAGCTACTCCGTTGACAATGGATATGTATTCCTGGACCAGGAAAGAAGCCGTTTTTTATAATGGAATAATCCTTAGTGTGGTTGGCATTGAATCGGTTATTGTTTTCATGGTGGTTAAAATGCTATCTAAAAG GACTGGTGAGCGTGCCATACTCCATGGAGGCTTACTGATTGTCTTGGTTGGATTCTTTATCTTACtgccttgggggaaaaaactaCCAAATATCCAGTGGCAAG AACTAAAGAATAACTCCATTCCCAGAACAACTTCCACTGAAATGTTAATGCCTTTCTGGAGTTTGCAAGCAATGCAGCTTCCATCCAACCACACAGTGGAACCCGTAGGCTGCCCTGTCACACAGTCCTGGTGCCTGAACACTCCAATGATCTATCTGGCCCAGTATATCAGCTCTGACATACTAATAGGATTGGGCTATCCAGTTTGTAATGTCATGTCCTACACTTTATACTCAAAAATTCTAGGACCAAAGCCTCAG GGTGTCTACATGGGATGGTTAACTGCCTCTGGAAGTGGAGCACGAATACTTGGGCCTGTATTTGTGAGCCAAATATACACCCACCTGGGACCACGTTGGGCATTTAGCTTAATCTGTGGAGTTGTTGTAGTCTCTCTCTTACTCTTGGAGATAGTATACAAGAGACTCATTGCATTTTCGGTCAGATATGGAAGGatgcaagaagaaaattgttaa